Within Mucilaginibacter inviolabilis, the genomic segment GCTCAAAAAGCTATTGCCGAATCATTCGGTAAAGATCCGATCCCTACACGCGGTGGTGGCAGTATCCCTATTGTGGCATTGTTTGAAGCCGAGCTTGGTCTTAAAACTGTACTGATGGGCTTTGGCCTGGATAGCGATGCGCTGCATTCTCCAAACGAAAAGTATGATATCTTCAATTATTATAAAGGCATTGAAACTATTCCATTGTTCCACAAATATTTTGCGGAGCTAAGCAAGTAATTAGAATAAAAGATTTTTGAAATAAAGAACAAGGACTCTTCCTTAAAGACTTACGAAGTTTTTAAAACTTCGTAAGTCTTACTTCTAAGTGCTTATTTCAGCTTAAGTTTCATTCCTTCATGCGAAGCAACAAAGCCTAACGATTCATAAAAACGGATAGCATCAGGTCTTTTTTTATCGGAGGTGAGCTGCACCATATGACAACCTTTTTCTTTTGCCCTGTTGATGGCGTACTCAAATACCCGGGTTCCTATACCCTGCCCACGGAATTTACCATGAGTTCTTACCGCTTCGACCTGTGCCCTTAGGCCTCCTTCATAAGTTAAATATTGAATAAATGACAATTGAAATGTTGCCACTTTTTCACCGTTCATTTCAACAATAGTCAGTTCCTGGTTTGGGTCTTTTCGGATATTCTCAAAGGCATGGATGTACCTGTCTGAAAATACAGCTCCTACCTTCTCTCTTCCCATACCCAGTGTATCGTCGGCAAGCATGGCCACAATATCAGCCAGATCATCTGTGGTAGCCAACCTAAATGTCAGTTCGTTATTCATATTTAAGCAGATGTATTTTACTCAGGTAAAGTTAATACAAACTACGCCGGCATCAATCCTAACCCTTTACTGAAAAACTACTCAGACTCCTTCCAACCCATACTGCTTTAATACATCGGCAGGTACACCCTCCCATTTACCGGGCGAATTTCCCTTATATCCTAAATCGGCTATACCAATTTTACTGGTGAAAAAACCGATAGCAGTCAGCTCACGCATTTTATTAAAAAAGGTAACACCTGGCAGCATATCCGGTTTGGCCAGTGCAGGGTAAGCGATCTGGCTGCACATCGCTTCCTGTTGCTGCGGGGTGCAGCTTTTGAATTCACTATCATACATATTCAAACATTTTACATCCAGCCAGCGCAGGCCGCCACGCATAGGCAGGGCATGCTCGGGTTCGTCCTTTACAATGAACTCTATAAAATCGGTCACTTTGGCGTCTGAGGCGCTGCCGCTATGTTCGTCTTTAGGGATAATGATATCGGCCAGTACGGTTATCGTAGCCAGTTCATGATCGGTAAAGTATTTTTCTGACTGCAGGTGCTTATCCCTTTCCGTTTCATAAGCCTGGCGACCAGGCTCGACTATGGTTTTACTATCTTCTGTTGGGGTATCCGGATTTGTTTTGCAGGCATCCAGCAGTACCACTGTTGATACCGATAAACCTATGGCTTTTAAACTTTCTCGTCTGTTCATGGCTTATACGTTTAGTTTTCGTTTCTGATCTAAAATATACTCGGCTGTGCGCATCGAAAGCGCGAGGATAGTCCAGGTGGGATTCTTTTCAGATTGCTGGGTGAACGCGGCGCCATCCACTACAAAAAGGTTTTTACAATCATGCGCCTGGCACCATTTATTCAATGCCGATTTACCGGCGTTGTCGCCCATGCGTACTGTACCCACCTCGTGGATACCTTTACCCGGTTTATCCAATCCATATTTTTTATCAGGTCCCGCAGGCTGTCCCAAAGGAATACCACCCATAGCTTTGATGATTTCCTGGGTGGTTTGCTGCATGTGCCGGGCCTGTTTTATCTCTTCATCCCCCCATTTATAGTTAAAGCGCAACACCGGGATACCGTATTTGTCAACCACGCTATTATCTATCTCGCAGTAGTTATCTGCTTTGGCGATATCCGTACCGTGGCAGCCTACTCCGGCCAGGGTACCATAAAAACGACGATAATCTTCTTTCAATGATTTGCCAAAACCACCACCTGGTTTCATCTTACCATCGGCCCCGGGCAAATATCCATTGATATAAGGCACCAGTGTACCTTCAAAACCAAAATAACCACCATATGATGGCATCATCATACCGCCGAATATCTCCAGGTGATAGCCGCGGGCAAAATCGAGTTTTTTATGATCGCCCCACCAGGGTGCATATAAATGCAGGCTGCCTACACCATCCTCATTAAACCGTTTACGATTGAGTAGTTGAGGCATAATAGCAGCACCACCGGTTTGGGTAGAATCATGCAGATATTTACCAACTACATTACTACCGTTAGCCAAGCCGTTAGGATGCTGAGCCGATTTTGAATTAAGCAGAATACGAGCAGACTCGCAAGTACCCGCCGCCAGGATAACCGTTTTGGCCTTTACGCTGTATTCCTGCATATAGTCTTTGAGAATATAGGATACCCCGTTGGCTAAACCATCACTTCCGGTTAATATCTCCCGCACTACGGCATTGGTAATTACTTTTAGATTACCCGTTTTAATAGCCGGAATCACAAGGCACGACGAAGCCGAAAAATCGCCATATATTTTACAGCTGCGGTTACATTGCCCGCAAAAGAAACAGGCGCCCCGGTCTTTATTACCCGGCAGCGGCGCGGTAAGCACCGAACCCCTACCCGCAATTACTTTAATACCAAGTCCGGTCGCTGCCTTTTTTACAAACAGTTCGTTAAGCCGGGGCTTGGGGGCTGGCAAAAATATCCCATCCGGGTCATTCTCCAAACCCTCCATCGAGCCGTATACACCGATAAGCCTGTCAACCTTATCATAATAGGGTTTAATGTCATCGTAGGTTATGGGCCAATCGTCGCCTGCGCCAAAACTGCTGTAACATTTAAAATCCTTGGGGCCCATGCGCAATGATATACGTGCCCAGTGATTAGTACGCCCACCCAGCATTTTGGCCCTGAACCATTTAAAATCAGTGTCACCTTTTTGGGTATATGGTTCGCCGTCGATATCCCAGCCGCCATAAGCTGCATCAAAATCACCCATTGGCCGCGTAGCATTACCACCACGCCGGGGCGACTCATAAGGCCATTTCAGTTGCGCCGAGTCTTTTGCAGGGTCAAAAAAAGGTCCGGCTTCCAGCATCAGCACTTTTATACCCGCATGAGCTAACACATAACCGGCCATACCACCACCTGCGCCCGAGCCAATGATCACTATGTCATATACCTCGGCCGACTTTTTGATCTGAATATCTTTCATGTCGGGATGGGTTAAGCAGTTTTACCAGCCTTTTCAACTAATTTTTTGGTAGCAAGCACTCCGGCGTCATCATCCAGGTAATTGCTTTGGGGTGCGTACATTTTAAATAGCCCTCCTTCGTACTCAATGCTCACCCAACCATTAAAACCCGACTTTTTGATAATGCCGAACATTTTATAGAAATCAGTTTCGGTATCATTGCCGGCGGCATCAAACGTGTGACTTTTGGCGTGGACCCCTTTGGCGTAAGGCATCAACTCGGTAATCCCCTTGTAGCGGTCATACTCTTCCAGGCATTTGGTTTTCATGTAGGCATCGATAGTTTGCGCCTCGGGCTTGGTGCGGTTGATACAGAAGTTGCCAAAATCGGCCAGGGTGCCGCAGTGTTTATTGTTAACGCTTTTCATCACTCCCGCTAGCCAGGCGCCATTACAGGATATACCTACATGGTTCTCTACAATAATATCTATCTTGCTTTTACTCCCGTATGCTATGAGTTTAGCCAGGCTATCTTCGGCTGCTTTGGCTACCTCTTCAGGTGCTCCATCACCTTCCACATTCACCCTGATCATGGGGCAGCCCAATAAGGCCGCTGCATCTATCCATTTATAGTGATTTTCGATAGCTTTTGTACGCTCGGCAGTATCCAAATGCCCCAGTACACCTTCCCCATCCACCATAATACGCAGGCTGTAGCAACCATTATCTGCCGATCGTTTTTTCAATTCATTCAAAAACGTGGTATTCTTTGCCTTATCGGCAAAAAACATAGAACAGTAATCCAATCCTTCAATACCGAAGGCGGTTTTTGTCTTCATCGGAAAATCAAGCGGATCGAGCTTTTTGCTCCAAAACTGGCTTGCTAGCGAAAACTGTGATAAGGCCAGCTTAAAAAACAGTCCATCAGCTTTTTGTTCTGTCTTAGCAAACAAAAAATCTGGTATAGCAGCAGCTATGCCAATTCCCGCCGCACCCATCGCGGTAAGGGTAATAAAATCTCTTCTGTTTAAGGTCATAAGCGGTTAGTGGTAAAAGAAGGTTTCTATTTGGTAAATTTTACACAATAAAGTTATGGCTTAATTTCTATTTTGCAAATTTTACCAAATAGAAATTATTAGCTTTACTTTTAAGTCGATTTTGACGTACTTTAAACGCTATGAACACCCTCAGTGAACTACAGGATTTTATTACCAACGGGCATAAGCATTATATGCCGCATATATCTATTGATGCTGCTATATTCGGCTACCACGATCACCAGTTAAAAATATTATTATCGGGTTATAAAGCGCTGGGAGGCTATTGCCTTCCCGGGGGATACATTAAACGAACAGAAACCCTGGACGAGGCGGCCAACCGCATTGTGGCCGAAAGCACCAGTCTGACGGATCTGTACCTGAAGCAATATAAAACCTTTGGCGATCCCGACCGCATCAAATGGAGCGAGCTTGATTTTGAAAAATTCTCGAAAGAGG encodes:
- a CDS encoding GMC family oxidoreductase, producing MKDIQIKKSAEVYDIVIIGSGAGGGMAGYVLAHAGIKVLMLEAGPFFDPAKDSAQLKWPYESPRRGGNATRPMGDFDAAYGGWDIDGEPYTQKGDTDFKWFRAKMLGGRTNHWARISLRMGPKDFKCYSSFGAGDDWPITYDDIKPYYDKVDRLIGVYGSMEGLENDPDGIFLPAPKPRLNELFVKKAATGLGIKVIAGRGSVLTAPLPGNKDRGACFFCGQCNRSCKIYGDFSASSCLVIPAIKTGNLKVITNAVVREILTGSDGLANGVSYILKDYMQEYSVKAKTVILAAGTCESARILLNSKSAQHPNGLANGSNVVGKYLHDSTQTGGAAIMPQLLNRKRFNEDGVGSLHLYAPWWGDHKKLDFARGYHLEIFGGMMMPSYGGYFGFEGTLVPYINGYLPGADGKMKPGGGFGKSLKEDYRRFYGTLAGVGCHGTDIAKADNYCEIDNSVVDKYGIPVLRFNYKWGDEEIKQARHMQQTTQEIIKAMGGIPLGQPAGPDKKYGLDKPGKGIHEVGTVRMGDNAGKSALNKWCQAHDCKNLFVVDGAAFTQQSEKNPTWTILALSMRTAEYILDQKRKLNV
- a CDS encoding sugar phosphate isomerase/epimerase family protein, whose protein sequence is MTLNRRDFITLTAMGAAGIGIAAAIPDFLFAKTEQKADGLFFKLALSQFSLASQFWSKKLDPLDFPMKTKTAFGIEGLDYCSMFFADKAKNTTFLNELKKRSADNGCYSLRIMVDGEGVLGHLDTAERTKAIENHYKWIDAAALLGCPMIRVNVEGDGAPEEVAKAAEDSLAKLIAYGSKSKIDIIVENHVGISCNGAWLAGVMKSVNNKHCGTLADFGNFCINRTKPEAQTIDAYMKTKCLEEYDRYKGITELMPYAKGVHAKSHTFDAAGNDTETDFYKMFGIIKKSGFNGWVSIEYEGGLFKMYAPQSNYLDDDAGVLATKKLVEKAGKTA
- a CDS encoding GNAT family N-acetyltransferase gives rise to the protein MNNELTFRLATTDDLADIVAMLADDTLGMGREKVGAVFSDRYIHAFENIRKDPNQELTIVEMNGEKVATFQLSFIQYLTYEGGLRAQVEAVRTHGKFRGQGIGTRVFEYAINRAKEKGCHMVQLTSDKKRPDAIRFYESLGFVASHEGMKLKLK
- a CDS encoding gluconate 2-dehydrogenase subunit 3 family protein, with amino-acid sequence MNRRESLKAIGLSVSTVVLLDACKTNPDTPTEDSKTIVEPGRQAYETERDKHLQSEKYFTDHELATITVLADIIIPKDEHSGSASDAKVTDFIEFIVKDEPEHALPMRGGLRWLDVKCLNMYDSEFKSCTPQQQEAMCSQIAYPALAKPDMLPGVTFFNKMRELTAIGFFTSKIGIADLGYKGNSPGKWEGVPADVLKQYGLEGV